One Mesotoga sp. BH458_6_3_2_1 genomic window, GTTATCGGAATGTTGCTTCCTTTATCAATGTCATTGGGAGTCATTGCGCTCTCATTTGTGAAAGGATACACCCCCGATATAATGGGGCTCTTCTTTGGGAATATTTTGATGGTAACTCCTGATGATGTTCGGATGCTTCTGTTAGCTGTTATTGCCGCGATAGTCTTCTTTACCGTGTTTTATCGTGAGATCTTGTATTACTCTTATGATGAAGGAATGGCAAAACACTATGGAGTGCCCGTGGGTTTCATACATTACGGGGTACTGATCGGCATTAGTCTCAGTGTAGTAAGTTCTGTAAAAATCGCTGGAATTATTCTGGTGACCGCATTTCTGGTAATTCCTGCGGTTACTTCGAAGCTCGTAGCACGTTCGTTTAGGAGTATGATTGTGATTTCGGTGAGCATGGCAGTTGTGGCAAGTGTTATTGGTATATTCATTTCATACGTGTTCGATATGCCCCCTGGACCAGTGATTGTTATAGTACTTTTCTTAGAGTTCTTGGGGACGATCTCAATAAGAGGGCTTATTCGAGGTCGATTGTAATGAACGTGATAATTAGACTAACAGATTGAGAGCAGATCATAATGTTGGCAAAGGCTTGTATGTTCTACTACCAGTGTCCGTGGATTCTCTGAGTCACTTAAGAATTACATCAATTCAGAGTGAAACTCGAGGGAACTCAGATTGAGGAAGAGGAATGGATATGAGGATAACTGTTCTATGCAATGACAAGGCTATTGAAGGGTTTGAATGCGAACACGGTGTATCTTTCTTCGTTGAAATGAACGGCAAGAACTATCTGTTTGACACGGGATCTACTGATGTCGGAGTCAAGAACGCCAGAAAACTTGGATTGAATCTCTCCAGAATTGAATTGATAGTGATCAGCCATGGACACTATGATCATCTTGGAGGGCTGGGAAGTGCGCTTCGGGAGACTGGGGCAAAGAGAGTACTTGTGGGTGAAGGAAGTTTTGAGAGGAAGTTCAGCGAGACAACGCTTACCAGCCCTGAAGATGGGAGAACCGAATATGAGCGCCTCGGAGCAATTATTGAAACAGTGTGGACTTCAAAGGAAATTGCTGACGGAGTCTATGTAATGACTGCTGCGCCTCTTGTTACTGAAGAAAGACCCGGGGAAAAGCACGTGAAGATTACTGAAGGGATCACGGATAGGGATCTCTTCAACGATGAGCTCTCTCTATCTGTTGTCGAGAATGGTAACGTGACGGTTATAACCGGCTGCTCCCACAGGGGGATTGGTAACATCGTCAAACAGGCCTCGGGATTTGGAAAAGTGAAGAATGTGGTTGGGGGTTTACACTTGCTGCATAAGACTGAAGAGGAGCTCGAAGAAATCTTTGAATATCTATTGGGTTTCGATATCGATAATTTCCATATTGGTCACTGCACAGGCGACAACGTAGTGAAGAAGATTGCAGAAAGATTTCCTGCCGAGGTTCGAGAGCTAATGGCTGGAGATAGTTTTGAGTTTCATGATTGAAGCACTGTGAAATTAGTTACATCCCGTAATTTGCTTTCGATTTGCAAATATTAAGGAGGTTTATGAAGTGGATAGGATTTTGAATTTCGAGTATTTTTTGCCGACAAGGCTAGTATTTGGTGTTGGATCAGTAAACAGAGTTGGAGAGTTTGCAAAGTCTTTGGGCAAAAAGGCACTAATTGTAACTGGTAAGAGCAGTACGAAAAAGACGGGTCTTCTTGACAGGGTCATAGCTGTTCTAGAGAAGAGTGGAATAGAAACGGTCGTATTTGATGAGATAGTTCCAAATCCCCTTTCATCTACGGTTGATAAAGGCGCGGAGTATGCGAACAAGGAGGGATGCGATCTAATCATTGGTCTCGGTGGTGGAAGCCCTGTGGATTCGGCAAAACTAATAGCTGTGGTCGCCAAGGATGGCGGTCATTGCTGGGATTATACGGGATCTGGGGGCGGAAGAGTTCCCAAATCGGCGTTACCAGTCATCGCTATTCCCACTACTCACGGAACCGGAACCGAGTCAGATCCCTTTGCAGTAGTAACGAATACTGAAACTAACGAGAAGATAGGTGTTGGATTTGATCAAACATTTCCTACTGTCTCTATTGTCGATCCCGAGGTCATGAAGACTCTTCCACCCTATCAGACAGCGGCAACCGGAATGGACGCTTTCTATCATGCAATTGAGTCCTACATAAATACAAACCATCAACCAACGTCAGACCTTCTTGCTCTGGAAGCCATGTCGCTCATAAATCATTACCTACCCATAGCTTACAGGGATGGCAACAACAT contains:
- a CDS encoding metal ABC transporter permease, translating into MIQDFIKDIIEYSFLRNAIFAAILVSALTGLFSSVVVLRKIEFIGDGAAHATFGGIAFGLLLGTDYVFMAAITAVVFAVAVSYFTRKNKLSESSVIGMLLPLSMSLGVIALSFVKGYTPDIMGLFFGNILMVTPDDVRMLLLAVIAAIVFFTVFYREILYYSYDEGMAKHYGVPVGFIHYGVLIGISLSVVSSVKIAGIILVTAFLVIPAVTSKLVARSFRSMIVISVSMAVVASVIGIFISYVFDMPPGPVIVIVLFLEFLGTISIRGLIRGRL
- a CDS encoding MBL fold metallo-hydrolase; translation: MDMRITVLCNDKAIEGFECEHGVSFFVEMNGKNYLFDTGSTDVGVKNARKLGLNLSRIELIVISHGHYDHLGGLGSALRETGAKRVLVGEGSFERKFSETTLTSPEDGRTEYERLGAIIETVWTSKEIADGVYVMTAAPLVTEERPGEKHVKITEGITDRDLFNDELSLSVVENGNVTVITGCSHRGIGNIVKQASGFGKVKNVVGGLHLLHKTEEELEEIFEYLLGFDIDNFHIGHCTGDNVVKKIAERFPAEVRELMAGDSFEFHD
- a CDS encoding iron-containing alcohol dehydrogenase is translated as MDRILNFEYFLPTRLVFGVGSVNRVGEFAKSLGKKALIVTGKSSTKKTGLLDRVIAVLEKSGIETVVFDEIVPNPLSSTVDKGAEYANKEGCDLIIGLGGGSPVDSAKLIAVVAKDGGHCWDYTGSGGGRVPKSALPVIAIPTTHGTGTESDPFAVVTNTETNEKIGVGFDQTFPTVSIVDPEVMKTLPPYQTAATGMDAFYHAIESYINTNHQPTSDLLALEAMSLINHYLPIAYRDGNNIEARTALAWASTAAGICETLSGCIANHSIEHPISAYYNATHGAGLCATGPAFFDYIRPHTKERLARVAQIMGAPESEIDIDRLSKMSIELIHRLQKNVDIDITLEELGVEKSMLGRLAEDAMRTMGALVEVTPGNLKTKDLERILEMSY